A region from the Ananas comosus cultivar F153 unplaced genomic scaffold, ASM154086v1, whole genome shotgun sequence genome encodes:
- the LOC109703951 gene encoding polygalacturonase-like produces the protein MGAYNVVNYGARPDGRTDSAKAFLGAWADACGSSKPATIYVPAGSFFVSQALFQGPCKNFDIKIDIDGTIVASSDYRGGVLVWLTFKYVDGLSIFGGTLDGQGQAFWACKTAGGNCPSGTTSLSIGMSKNVLISGLTTTNSKGFHISIFGSNGVTVQGAKIIAPGNSPNTDGIHIQMSSGVTVTSSSIKTGDDCISIGEGTSNVWIEKIGCGPGHGISIGSLGGTPLGAGVQNITVKSVVFTGTQNGLRIKTWGKAYSGFVKDVTFEHAVMQNVQNPIVVDQNYCPGAVNCPGQSSGIKISGLSYTDIQGSSATQLAVKFDCSPSNPCGGIKLQDIRLTYQNQQAQSYCKNADGSASGFVIPPSCL, from the exons ATGGGGGCATATAATGTAGTAAACTACGGGGCGAGGCCCGACGGTCGGACCGACTCGGCGAAAGCTTTCCTTGGTGCATGGGCTGATGCTTGCGGGTCCAGCAAGCCCGCGACGATATACGTCCCTGCGGGGAGCTTCTTCGTCAGCCAAGCACTCTTTCAAGGGCCCTGCAAAAATTTCGATATCAAGATCGACATTGATGGGACCATTGTTGCCTCCTCGGACTATCGCGGAGGGGTGTTGGTTTGGTTGACGTTTAAATACGTCGATGGCTTGTCCATCTTCGGTGGGACTCTCGACGGCCAAGGCCAGGCTTTCTGGGCTTGCAAGACGGCTGGAGGGAACTGTCCATCAGGAACCACC TCACTCAGCATAGGTATGTCAAAGAACGTTCTTATTAGCGGCCTGACGACGACGAACAGCAAGGGCTTCCACATATCCATTTTTGGGAGTAACGGCGTGACAGTGCAAGGCGCGAAGATCATTGCGCCCGGTAACAGCCCCAACACAGACGGCATCCATATCCAAATGTCGAGCGGCGTGACCGTCACGAGTAGCAGCATAAAGACGGGCGACGACTGCATCTCGATCGGTGAGGGGACGAGCAATGTGTGGATTGAGAAGATCGGCTGCGGTCCCGGTCACGGCATTAG CATTGGAAGCTTGGGGGGGACGCCGTTGGGAGCCGGCGTGCAGAACATCACGGTGAAGTCGGTCGTCTTCACGGGGACGCAGAACGGGCTCAGGATCAAGACATGGGGGAAAGCGTACAGCGGATTCGTGAAGGACGTAACGTTCGAGCACGCCGTCATGCAGAATGTCCAGAACCCGATTGTTGTTGATCAAAACTATTGTCCTGGCGCCGTCAACTGTCCAGGCCAG AGCTCGGGGATTAAGATCAGCGGGCTGTCGTACACCGACATCCAGGGATCGTCGGCGACGCAGTTGGCGGTGAAGTTCGACTGCAGCCCGAGCAACCCGTGCGGCGGGATCAAGTTGCAGGACATCAGGCTCACGTATCAGAACCAGCAGGCGCAGTCCTACTGCAAGAATGCGGACGGGAGCGCATCTGGATTTGTTATTCCTCCGAGTTGCCTCtga